The sequence below is a genomic window from Sardina pilchardus chromosome 9, fSarPil1.1, whole genome shotgun sequence.
AAGAACGGAAAACAGACATAACACATGTTGCGTAATTGCACCATGACACAAAGGCAACTcacctttcttcttcttcatagatgtgatcacaatcacaatcaatcCAAGAAGAACAACACCTGCAGCAACATACCTAACAATACCAATGCCTACATTGCCTgtagaaaaaaaagtgaataaatcatgtgtttgttgtttatttgtttatttacagtatgtaagtcAAGAAAGGACCTGCACACCTTGATAggtttttttttgcaggtgCAGCTTTTTGAAGGTTCAATATTATAGGAGGTAGGAAAAAGCGCAACACTGCTGCTTTGGAATCACCACTTAATTTGACTAAAATGACGTTTTGGCACTAGACCTTCAAGGCACCCTTATGCGCATGCAGGGGCGCCGCCAGAAATCTTGGGCCCCATGAAAGATTTCAATTTAGGgccccccccctcaaaaaaatatatatatatggtataTATGAGTATATATTTTCTTTTATGAGCAAATGTTCATGTGTTGAGAGAACTTGTATGCATCACTATATCAGTATGGATTTAATGGATTTATAACATTCTGATTGCACATTATGAATACTTCAgagtagagatgcaccgatcgatcggccgccgattggaatcggccgattttcacgtgatcggccacgaccggcgaccggccggtcagtctgagacatgccgattttatgccggtcaaatgcactcgcacgtacttgtaacaacatcacactcacagctgagtttgcaaagtttgatgaagctaggccaacagtcagggctagataaagcgctaatactgagtttttctatgcagcgaacgctgtgctttgccatattgcgtggaatttactatactaagctgtcacttcaggttacagcgctcatcaaagcccgtccttgccgctaattgcgtgcccacagctgaaccacaagcgctatcaataagcagcgacatagcacggcaggaataaacatagttttgcttcggtttgccaacttatcatgtattctttcacactactacaacaactaagtccgatttacacatttagaggtttatttcattaccttttgtctgatcacgcctgtatatttcttctaaattcgccaaaagttagcattctaacgtgtcataaactaccgcgaccgtgatacaaaacatatcatgcgtggtgtcgttggaaagctcctgcatgacgttatgccatccaaatatggacacttccttagtatccgcaagcaatcgcgaaagttcaaagaagagtgtggactgagaatgtaaagtaatttgctgtgtttcaaggcttctcaaaattatttttttttgttgtcattttccaacatctcagcctatgtagcactaacttcagttatcagtattctgaagatatttacagttggatattgcatatggatgtgagaagaaaagaaatagtgttcctagtgcatttctacatgtgtgaaatgaatgtcccacacttggattactgcagctgaagaagacttgaagaagaatctgtctattcacatttttctaccagccattgataagttgattacatttctaacatgttgtattaaaaaaaatataggctagaaaataactctttgtttgtgctgtaaagtggttagaagaaattaaatcggaatcggctaaaatcggtatcggccggtcaaactcgatgaaaaatcggaaatcggaatcggccaaaaacttgcaatcggtgcatctctacttcAGAGGCCTCCAGCAAACATCATCAGGATTTCAATCATGTACTCCTTTGTTTCCTTTATTGACTTTTTGTATGTGATCAAATGTATGCCTTGATGAATAACTAAGCTATTTATTTAATACAATTAGTGCACTGCAACCACTGAGTTTGGTTCCTTTAAGGCAACACACATTTATTAGgaaattttttttcaaattaacAGCAAATGTTCAAATATTCAAGTCAAATACTTAGCAACATTATCAACAAATCCACACATGAGCAATGGCTGTGGTATGAACACCGCAAATGCTCAAATACTAAAGTTAAataggtaacactttacattacagatcggtaataagtgggtaatgttatggtaatatgtatgcaatttcatggtaataaggtttttaaaccacatattgcaaataattaatgtgtaattttaagaccattactgtgcaattaccatacaacaacaatgcaaataacttggatttaagggtaaaataaaatggtaatagctgctgtaaatatgtacttaccaaagcaataaatatttaggatttacttattgtgacataaaatgtgacctgttatctgttgttatgatgaaataaatgtgataatttcacaataactatatggtgtcagggctgtaaaatactgttttgtctttttgaaaggttttctgtacagtggggagttgttgaaattctttcgaaaagacaaaacagtattttacagccctgataccatatagttattatGAAATTACCTTATTTTTTCATCATAATActagataacaggtcacattttaccatcaaactagctactacaaaaactttgaccactgtgtaattgtgccataacacttagaagttactatgtaatttagtccttcatagcaccatcatgttggtataattacagaaatattatgtcacaataagtaaatcctaaatatttattgcttcggtaagtacatatttacagcagttgttaccattttattttacccaagttatttgcattgttgttgtatggtaattacacagtaattgtctagaaattacacattcattatttgtaatatgtggtttaaaatattattaccatgacaTTGCATATATATtcccataacattacccacttattactgatctgtaatgtaaagtgttaccgttaaATACTTAGCAAATATCAACATATCCACACATGAACAATGGCATCAGGACTAAAGATACCTATGAAAAAAgattatctttcacacacattatcatcaaCTTTCTTTCTATCTACAAGTATTGTTTACAGGCTAGTCTTCATGACCGTATTGCTatagtctttctctctgtcaactcttctttttctctcttgatTTAAGCTTAAATGCCAAAGTCTAGACGGCGAGGCTTCCTTGTTGCAAAGTCATGAATCAAATCTTTGAagttcagagagagagccaaTTCACTTTCAATTGAGAGGATTGCCAGATTGTTCAATCTCTCCTGTGCCATTGTTGATCTGAGGTAGCTCTCGATAAGTTTAAGTTTGCTAAATGCCCTTTCCCCACCAGCAACAGTGACTGGTAGAGTGCAAAATATCCTAATGGCAATACAAACTTCTCCAAAAATGCTCTGGAGTTGCATTCTGTAAATTGAATTGAGGAGCTCAACACTGGTGCAATCAGAGGGGAAAGTGGCAGAAAATACTGTATTGAGATGCCTGATTTCATTCTCAAACTGAGGTGTGAGGTCCTTTGTGTACTTGCTTATGAGTGGGTGACACACAGCAGCAATATCACTGTCCCTTAACTGACCAACCTTAATAATGGCTGCAAATTCCTCAACAATGTTTGCTATTGTTCGGAACCGAGCGTCTAAGTCACTAATGATATGGTCCATGGCAGTGAAAAACACTGTGTTCCGAAATGATGTCTCTGCAGTCTCTCCCTGAACTGCTTCTTCTGGGGTCTCATCATAgaacctctttctctttctcacacggCTGAGTTCTTTTTTTAAGCGAGGTGGAACCCCCATTTCATTGGCAATCAATGTAGCCTCAGCGAGGAGGGAATCCCATTAATTTCTAAGAGCCTGCATCTCATCTTTGAGTGCATTTATATTGGCTGCCTCAACCTCAAGAGAAATTTTCACTGACTGAAGTATCACATTTCTGCAATCAATGCACTGCAATACTTTTAACAAAATAGTCAGAAGAACAATGGCATCAAATGACAGAAAGTAGCTCCTCAGACCAATAGCTTCAGCTCTTGCATCATCTGTAAGACTGCATGTGCTGAGTATGGAACTAAGAGCCTCGATGACACTAGGTAAGTGTTTTGCTACAGGTTTAACAGCATTAATTCTTGCACTCCAGCGAGTGTCAGACCAGATGTGGAGAGAGCAGCCGGTATTTTCTTTGAGGACAAATAATGAGTGAGTCTAGTTTGTTTATCTGAGTTCTTCACTTTGTCTAGGTGGTCTTTCAAAAGTGTGTCATAGTGGGATACTAGTTCTAGTGAGCCCAAGTAATTTCCATTGTGGACATCACCTAACGTTTTTGTTTTACCTCTGAAAGGTAAATTTCTTGATGACAAGTGCAGCGTAACATCAAGAGGTCTCTCCAAGAGAGCTACATTTCTCTCTATTTCAGACTGCATTTGTGTTTGCAGACGGTGGTCTATTCCTGTAGCAGCAATGACAGAACACTGCAGGTTCTTCCATTTCCAATAGCAATCCCTGTGTGCCCTGTTGTTTTCATGGCTTGGAAATTTGTCATACATGCGACGCCACTTCACATCACACATCTTGTACCCATGTTCATTACAGAGTGCACTTTGAGAAGCCCTTTTTGAGCCACAAGAAAAAAGAATGCAAGgaatacagtatagtgcatttacACTCTCACTGTAAATCAACCAATcccttttcattttttctctgCCATTTGCTGCCTTGGTGTATTTCAAGTAATCTGGAAATGGCTTTCCATCTGAATCTTTGGGAATTTGTTGCTCATCTGCTGAAGCTAACTTTCTGACAATAGTTGCCCTGTCACTATCACTTAAATAAGCTGGCCATAACCCTGGGTCAGCAGACAACAGATCCTCTGATTCTGCATGATGCTCAGTTTCTGCAGTGTCCCTTAACTCAGCCTGTTCCTTACTCttcactgctgctgcttcttcctcatcatcatcgGAGCTGCTGTTACTCGCCCTATCCTGTTCCTGTGTTTGAGCACCTCTGGTCTCCTCTCTGGCTGCTGCATCATGGCCTGAAGAGGGCCCTGGCTCTGAAGTGTCAATAATGTGCACAATACAGAATATATAGATCCACTGTGATACTACTGAGATAGTGATGCATGCAAGTCCTCTCAGCACATGAATATTTGGATTGAATGAACTCCATAAAAATGACGTAAGAATACTAgctcaaaaaagaaaacaaatgtaatttctccAACAAAGTTATTAACCCTAAATCCTTTATTTGTGGATTGTATTGctcacctccttctccttcaaCTGGGCTTTGTGTTGAGGGCTGGGGTCCTATTCCTGAGGCTGcatctgtagtgtgtatgttgagGGCATCTAATTAGTTATGAAACTAGTTCTTAGCACCAGACATTGTATCTTGCATATAGCCTCGTACAGTAGTTTATTGCACGAGCTCTGCAGACCCTCTACATTAACTGATCTCCCATGGCAATAAACGTGGAGTGTTCAAATAAAATGACACTGCACTTCTTATTGAAAATTGTTGCATTGATATTGCAACCAGATTAAAACGAAATCTGCTAGCATACCTGCCAACACTAGAAATAATTGGGAATTTAATTGATTAACACTTCACATAAACTTTATTGAGTGTTGGTAACTTGTGTCCTAGGAACAAAATCTGACCGCAGCTTTGGAGTTTTGGAGGTAGGCTGCAGGCAGCACTGACATAGGTAAAATCAACGACCGAAATGCAGTGGAAAGTCTCCCGTTTTTTGAAAGCTAAATGATGGCAGGTCATTAGCATGGTCATTAGCGGGTAGCTAGTTAGTGTGTTGTATCATGGCATCAAGTGTCAGTGAATAATACCTTTCTTTTGGAAAAATTGAGTGACTAATTGTCgcccttttttctccctctcacttctctGCGCCTTCTCTTTTCGTTTTTGATAGCCGGACTTCATCATTTATCTGGCTGCACTTCACTTCTATACTGCACGGACGGCTCCGCATTTCAACTGAGCTGTCACGGAGGCGGAGCATGTAGATTTCGCATGTCCCGCTGCCAGTGTCAGACGATACCATTCAGTAAAGGGAGAGGGGTGAAATAATAATATCATACATAATtcgaggattttttttatagcGAATCACAGCCATATATAATTGGCTTATTTTAATAGATCAAATGAgatatttcattaaaaaaaacttaCACAAGACAATACTATTAAAATAATATTGACAGCCCTCAAAGGGCCccctgtgtgtgcgcatgggaGAATTACCCCCTAAGTAAGCAGTTGCTTGCCCAACTTGTAATTCCTATTCCAGATTATTTCAAGGCATTTGGTTtgcatgctttttaaaatgaagGCTAATTAACAGGTTAAGTGAGGTTAACTAACTAACTTCATAGCAAAACTTCAGCAATTCAAGTATAGTTTACTTGTTTTAAATGATCATGGTTACTTTTCCACTTCAACATTAAATTACACTAATTTTAGGCAAGAAATCTCAAAAGACAAAatcaacaaaagacaaaaagactAAACATTTTAACCATGAGCTCAGGAGCTTCAGCTGCAAAAACAGAACATCCAAGTGAAAGTCAGCCCTACTACAACCCGTTTCAGCTACACACcataaaatctcacacacacacacacacacacacacacacacacacacacacatacacacacacacacacacacacacacacacacgagacatgCAGCTCATGAGGAGaatggagagatgaaaagaCAAGATAAAGACATGCAGCAGAGACCGGACCATCTGACCACCaccactgagtgagtgtgtgtgtgtgtgtgtgtgtcttacctctGACGTTGACGGTGACCTGGTTCTTGCCGACGCCGAGGCGGTTGCGGACCTCGCAGATGAAGGTGGTGTTGACCGTCTCGTCCACCTTTAGAACCTTCAGCTTGTTCTCCGTCACCTGCACCATGTCCGGCATGTGGCCCGCCAGCCTGCAACGCAataaacatgttgttgttgttattgttattgttattattattattgtatgtgGCCCGCCAGCCTGCAACGCAataaacatgttgttgttgttattgttattgttattattattattgtatgtgGCCCGCCAGCCTGCAACGCAataaacatgttgttgttgttattgttattgttattattattattgtatgtgGCCCGCCAGCCTGCAACGCAataaacatgttgttgttgttattgttattgttattattattattgtatgtgGCCCGTCAGCCTGCAACGCAATAAACATATTACTAgtattaacaataataattatttatattattattgttgctgttattattattattatttttattattattgttattattattattttgttattattattattattcagtaTGTGTCCCGTCAGCCTGCCGACGACAGAGATGTTTTTGTTACAAATAtgtatttcattattattttcctttttctcagaatgcATTTGCTTCCCCTCAAGCTTGGATTTATCCATCGTTGTGAGAATATATTATTAGTGGATAACATTAGTACAACAAATAACAAACCCATCATTTTTTAATCAACTTCACCAAaagtgccaataattctggagggtactgtatatgtgtgtgtgtgtgtaaaactcaCATTCtccaggtgatggtggtggggatggggtTGCTTTTGGCTTGACAGGTGAGCTCCACGTTGGTGCGTCCCATGTACCAGTTATTATCATAGCCTTCTATGGAGACCATGGggagatctgcacacacacacacagttattatcATAGCCCACTATGGACACCATggggatctgcacacacacacacacacacacacacacacacacacacacacacacacacacacacacacacacacacacacacacactaatcaaataaaataaaataagtaaaatcaaatcagaataaataaataaataaagtgcacTGCCCACAAAACACATTTACCTCACATCAACCACGCTACCTGGTATCAAAAGTCAGTGAAAAAAGATGGGTTTTAAGCAGAGATGTCAAATGAGACAGTGAGGGGGCCTGTCTGATGTGGAGTGGCAATACATTCCACAGTTTTGGGGCTGCAACAGCAAAAGCTCGTTCTCCTCTGGATTTAAGCCTACTGTAGTTCTAGGCACTGTCAGGAGCTGCTGGTCAGCTGACCTGAGAGAACGGCTGGGAGTGTAGGGGTGTAACAGCTCAGAGAGGTACGGTGGGGGCCATTCAAGCCTTTAAAAGCAAACAACAGAAGTTTAAAATTAATcctggccccggcagtggcgcaactggctggggcacctgcaccgtacgctggcgacccggattcgattcccgccccgtggtcctttccagatcccaccccgactttctctcccactcacttcctgtcattctctctactgtcctgtccaaataaaggcataaaaagcccaaaaataaatctttaaaaaaataataataataataataataataatcctaaAATGAACAGGCAGCCAATGGAGTGAGGCTAAAATAGGTGAAATGTGGTCATACTTTCTTGTGTTAGTTAAAAGACGAGCAGCAGCATTTTGGACAAGTTGCAGACGGGCAATGGAGGACCCACTAACCCCCATATACAGCGCATTGCAGTAATCCAGCCGGGTGGTCCCAAAGGCGTGGATTACTGTTTCaaagtgctgtctctgaaggaCTGGTTTGATTTTTGCCAGCTGCCTTAATTGAAAAAAGCTGGGCTTCACCACAGCTTTAATCGGAGGGTCAAATTTAAGGCCAGTGTCCACCTTTACCCCCAGATTTTTAATGATTGGCCTGCGATACTGTGCTAGGCAGAGCGGTAACCCAGATCGACCAGGGGGGTCACAGAAGTGCCACTAAAGACCATGACTTCTGTCTTCTTttcattaaaatgtaaaaagttaAGGGACATCCAGGCCTTAATATCATGTTAACACAGTAGTAGTCTCACTGTGGACACCATGGGGGGgatctgcgcgcacacacacacacacacacacacacacacttacatgtacACTCGATGGCGAGCTTCATGGGGAAGCTGTCGGGCTTGGCCTGTGTGCGgtgctccaccacacacacacacacacacacacacacacacacacacacacacacacacacacacacacacacacacacacacacacacacacacacacacacacacacacacacacacacacacacacttacacttgaTGGCGAGCTTCATAGGAAAGCTGTTGGGTTTGGCCTGTGTGCGGTGCTCCACCACGCAGCTGATGTCCTTCCCGTTGTCGGCGGGCGTGGGGGTCAGTCTGTAGTCGCTGCTGACGCTCACCGTGTTGTCCGGCTCTTGCGTGGTCGTCATGGTAACGTTGCCGTTGACCGAGGTCACCCAGCGGATCTTAGACGCCGGACGGCCGTTAGCCGACTCACACTGCGCCACCACCACCGACTTATCGCCCGCCACAACCGTTACCGCGGAACCCGAGTTCTCGGGTTTGgctacaagagagagagagagagagagagagagagagcaagacagagagagagagagatagagagagagagattatttggTTTAGCAAAAGgatttattttgatatttttacttttgttaaaatgtctttatttttgCCCTTTGGGCCTTaattgggaaaaataaatacccATCCTCATTCAACCTTTTTCTGAGTTGCTAATTCCATCAACCTCACACCGCTCCGACCACACCTACCCTGGCCTTTACTGTTTACGTTTGTatttacagttttccatgttaTCCATGTTTTACAATAAGTTGATTTAACTGTATTGTTGTTTAATTATTGTCACTGGCACTTAATAAATGGGCTTAGTTTTGGGGCCATATTTTGGGTTTTGGAATGAATACCTGTTTTGTTGAGAAATGTTTGATCATTTCACAGCCACATCATTTTTGTTATGCATTACTTGATTTGGTTGTTTAAAAacgcaaaaagaaaaaaaaatatccgaTTCATCGATCGATAAAGTGCTAGATTAATCGATTACAAAAATAATCCATAGCTGTAGCCACCCAGCATCCAGCATGACTACGttgatgcccacacacacacacacacaaacacccagcaTGACGAGGTTGgtgatgcccacacacacacacacacacacacacacacacacacacacacacaaacacccagcaTGACGAGGTTGgtgatgcccacacacacacacacacacacacacacactcacccagcatGACGAGGTTGgtgatgcccacacacacacacacacacacacacacacactcacccagcatGACGAGGTTGgtgatgcccacacacaca
It includes:
- the LOC134092101 gene encoding nectin-2-like, yielding MGLQTTAAGLVPVFTLPALGWAVLTEALSRRRVSRPRALGQLIQVKPEVMSYPGQNVELPCKFVNPGSTRVSQVSWFLEPSEAERINIAVFHPAFGASYPDSPVKDRVTFTAPTLDTPSIQISDVKMADEGRYICEYATYPTGHAQGITNLVMLAKPENSGSAVTVVAGDKSVVVAQCESANGRPASKIRWVTSVNGNVTMTTTQEPDNTVSVSSDYRLTPTPADNGKDISCVVEHRTQAKPNSFPMKLAIKYLPMVSIEGYDNNWYMGRTNVELTCQAKSNPIPTTITWRMLAGHMPDMVQVTENKLKVLKVDETVNTTFICEVRNRLGVGKNQVTVNVRAEAPELMSQGPLQAMMQQPERRPEVLKHRNRIGRVTAAPMMMRKKQQQ